In Streptomyces sp. SN-593, a single genomic region encodes these proteins:
- a CDS encoding RelA/SpoT family protein yields MSAENAVNAESADNAADIVRRGLRRIDMRRIDLRRLGRVALLGSNGHSRGRLPGAIEHLIKVHRTRHPEAGREEVETLRRAYVLAESSHRGQTRKSGEPYITHPLAVTLILAELGAETTTLTASLLHDTVEDTEVTLDQVRLGFGEEVSYLVDGVTKLEKVDYGAAAEPETFRKMLVATGDDVRVMSIKLADRLHNMRTLGVMRPEKQARIAKVTRDVLIPLAERLGVQALKRELEDLVFAILHPEEHAGTRAMIEAAAARPDPLAVVADDLRGVLRDAGIAAEVRIRPRHTVSVHRLMLKRGVTELGGCDFGRLLVIVDEDADCYAVLGELHTCFTPVIAEFKDFIAAPKFNLYQSLHTAVADRHGRIAEVLVRTKRMHRVAEAGVIALGNPYASEAAQGTETPQAAGATGPAGDGWADPDPDPTQPGWLARLLEWQRAAPDPDTFWTALRDDLAQDREITVFTSQDGDASGTFRLPAGASCVDAAYAVHGEAGHACVGVRVNGRLAPLGTRLRDGDALQLLMDETAASAPEPEGPDPEWLEYATTPAARIAITRWLALHPAGPGGERPVAAPAARPVPAVDSAPDTEPVAVTDLPGAAVRLARCCTPVPPDHVTGFVIRGGTVAVHREGCPAGSRMAAAGRAAVSVRWRDGGSAGNFRATVLAEALSRPRLLADLTEVIAAQGIGIVSAAVEPPQEHRVRHTYTVELPAPEALADLMRAMKSVPGVYDVYRARPAVATLRY; encoded by the coding sequence ATGAGCGCAGAAAACGCGGTGAACGCGGAGAGCGCGGACAACGCCGCCGATATCGTGCGGCGCGGGCTGCGCCGCATCGACATGCGCCGGATCGACCTGCGCCGCCTGGGCCGGGTGGCACTCCTCGGGAGCAACGGGCACAGCAGGGGCCGGTTGCCCGGCGCCATCGAGCACCTGATCAAGGTCCACCGCACCCGCCATCCCGAGGCCGGCCGGGAAGAGGTCGAGACCCTGCGCCGCGCCTATGTGCTCGCCGAGTCCTCGCACCGCGGGCAGACCCGCAAGAGCGGCGAGCCGTACATCACCCACCCGCTGGCCGTCACCCTGATCCTCGCCGAACTCGGCGCGGAGACCACCACTTTGACCGCGTCTCTGCTCCACGACACCGTCGAGGACACCGAGGTGACGCTCGATCAGGTCCGGCTCGGCTTCGGCGAGGAGGTCAGCTACCTCGTCGACGGCGTCACCAAGCTGGAGAAGGTCGACTACGGCGCCGCCGCCGAACCCGAGACCTTCCGCAAGATGCTCGTCGCGACGGGCGACGACGTGCGGGTGATGTCGATCAAGCTCGCCGACCGGCTGCACAACATGCGGACCCTCGGGGTGATGCGGCCGGAGAAGCAGGCCCGGATCGCCAAGGTCACCCGCGACGTGCTCATCCCGCTGGCCGAACGGCTCGGCGTGCAGGCCCTCAAGCGCGAACTGGAGGACCTGGTCTTCGCCATCCTCCACCCCGAGGAGCACGCGGGCACCCGCGCCATGATCGAGGCCGCCGCCGCGCGGCCCGACCCGCTCGCCGTGGTCGCCGACGACCTGCGCGGCGTGCTGCGCGACGCGGGCATCGCCGCCGAGGTGCGCATCCGCCCTCGCCACACCGTCTCCGTGCACCGCCTCATGCTCAAGCGCGGAGTGACCGAACTGGGCGGCTGCGACTTCGGCCGCCTGCTGGTCATCGTCGACGAGGACGCCGACTGCTACGCCGTGCTCGGTGAGCTCCATACCTGTTTCACCCCCGTGATCGCCGAGTTCAAGGACTTCATCGCCGCTCCCAAGTTCAACCTCTACCAGTCGCTCCACACGGCGGTCGCCGACCGGCACGGCCGAATCGCGGAGGTACTGGTGCGCACCAAGCGGATGCACCGCGTCGCCGAAGCCGGAGTGATCGCGCTCGGCAACCCGTACGCCTCCGAGGCGGCACAGGGCACCGAGACGCCGCAGGCCGCCGGGGCGACCGGCCCCGCCGGGGACGGCTGGGCCGACCCCGACCCCGACCCCACCCAGCCGGGCTGGCTCGCCCGACTGCTGGAGTGGCAGCGCGCGGCCCCCGACCCGGACACCTTCTGGACGGCGCTGCGCGACGACCTCGCCCAGGACCGCGAGATCACCGTCTTCACCAGCCAGGACGGCGACGCGTCCGGCACCTTCCGGCTGCCCGCGGGCGCGAGCTGCGTGGACGCCGCCTACGCCGTCCACGGCGAGGCCGGCCACGCCTGCGTCGGGGTGCGGGTCAACGGCAGGCTCGCCCCGCTGGGCACCCGGCTCCGCGACGGCGACGCGCTCCAGCTCCTGATGGACGAGACCGCCGCCTCGGCGCCCGAGCCGGAAGGGCCGGACCCCGAGTGGCTGGAGTACGCCACCACTCCGGCCGCCCGGATCGCCATCACCCGCTGGCTGGCCCTCCACCCGGCCGGGCCCGGGGGGGAGCGGCCCGTCGCCGCGCCCGCCGCCCGCCCCGTGCCGGCCGTCGACAGCGCGCCGGACACCGAGCCGGTCGCCGTCACCGACCTGCCCGGCGCGGCGGTGCGGCTGGCCCGCTGCTGTACGCCGGTGCCGCCCGATCACGTGACCGGATTCGTGATCCGCGGCGGCACCGTCGCCGTGCACCGGGAGGGCTGCCCGGCCGGCTCCCGTATGGCGGCTGCCGGCCGGGCAGCCGTGTCCGTGCGGTGGCGCGACGGGGGCTCCGCCGGGAACTTCCGTGCCACCGTCCTCGCCGAGGCGCTCAGCCGGCCGAGGCTGCTCGCCGACCTCACCGAGGTCATCGCGGCCCAGGGGATCGGCATCGTCTCCGCCGCCGTGGAGCCGCCGCAGGAGCACCGCGTGCGGCACACCTACACGGTGGAACTGCCGGCGCCCGAAGCGCTGGCGGACCTGATGCGGGCGATGAAGTCCGTTCCGGGCGTGTACGACGTGTACCGCGCCCGGCCTGCTGTGGCCACTCTCCGTTATTGA
- the hflX gene encoding GTPase HflX, which yields MTSNASSSSPHDRQRLPDSLRADALMEEDAAWSQGIDGDRDGDQFDRSDRASLRRVAGLSTELEDVTEVEYRQLRLERVVLVGVWTSGTVDDADNSLAELAALAETAGALVLDGVVQRRDKPDPATYIGSGKAQELRDIVVETGADTVVCDGELSPGQLIHLEDVVKVKVVDRTALILDIFAQHAKSREGKAQVSLAQMQYMLPRLRGWGQSLSRQMGGGGSGSSGGGMATRGPGETKIETDRRRIREKMAKMRREIAEMKTSRDLKRQERRRHKVPSVAIAGYTNAGKSSLLNRLTGAGVLVENALFATLDPTVRRAETPSGRLYTLADTVGFVRHLPHHLVEAFRSTMEEVGDADLILHVVDGSHPVPEEQLAAVREVFRDVGALQVPEIVVVNKADAADPLVLQRLLRTEKHAIAVSARSGQGIDELLALIDEALPRPQVEIEALVPYTHGGLVSRVHAGGEVLSEEHTGEGTLLRVQVHEDLAAELAPFTLAAQR from the coding sequence ATGACCTCCAACGCTTCCTCCTCTTCTCCGCACGACCGCCAGCGCCTCCCGGACAGCCTTCGGGCCGACGCCCTGATGGAAGAGGACGCGGCCTGGAGCCAAGGGATCGACGGGGACCGCGACGGCGACCAGTTCGACCGTTCCGACCGCGCGTCCCTGCGCCGGGTCGCCGGACTCTCCACCGAGCTGGAGGACGTCACCGAGGTCGAGTACCGGCAGCTCCGCCTGGAGCGCGTGGTGCTCGTCGGGGTGTGGACCTCCGGCACCGTGGACGACGCGGACAACTCGCTCGCCGAACTCGCGGCCCTCGCCGAGACCGCGGGCGCCCTCGTGCTCGACGGAGTGGTCCAGCGGCGCGACAAGCCGGACCCGGCGACCTACATCGGCTCGGGCAAGGCGCAGGAGCTGCGGGACATCGTCGTCGAGACCGGCGCCGACACCGTGGTCTGCGACGGTGAGCTCAGCCCCGGCCAGCTCATCCACCTCGAGGACGTCGTCAAGGTCAAGGTGGTCGACCGCACCGCCCTGATCCTCGACATCTTCGCCCAGCACGCCAAGTCCCGTGAGGGCAAGGCGCAGGTCTCCCTCGCCCAGATGCAGTACATGCTGCCGAGGCTGCGCGGCTGGGGCCAGTCGCTGTCCCGGCAGATGGGCGGCGGTGGCTCCGGTTCCTCGGGCGGCGGCATGGCCACCCGCGGTCCCGGTGAGACCAAGATCGAGACCGACCGGCGGCGCATCCGCGAGAAGATGGCCAAGATGCGCCGGGAGATCGCGGAGATGAAGACCAGCCGCGACCTCAAGCGCCAGGAGCGACGCCGCCACAAGGTGCCGTCCGTCGCCATCGCCGGCTACACCAACGCGGGGAAGTCCTCGCTGCTCAACCGCCTGACCGGCGCCGGGGTCCTGGTGGAGAACGCCCTGTTCGCCACCCTGGACCCGACCGTCCGTCGGGCCGAGACGCCCAGTGGCCGCCTCTACACGCTCGCGGACACCGTCGGTTTCGTCCGGCACCTTCCGCACCACCTGGTCGAGGCGTTCCGGTCCACGATGGAGGAGGTCGGCGACGCGGACCTGATCCTGCACGTGGTGGACGGCTCGCACCCGGTGCCGGAGGAGCAGCTCGCCGCCGTCCGCGAGGTGTTCCGCGACGTGGGCGCGCTCCAGGTGCCGGAGATCGTCGTGGTCAACAAGGCCGACGCGGCGGACCCGCTGGTCCTCCAGCGCCTGCTGCGTACCGAGAAGCACGCCATCGCCGTGTCGGCGCGCAGCGGCCAGGGCATCGACGAGCTGCTCGCCCTGATCGACGAGGCGCTGCCGCGTCCGCAGGTGGAGATCGAGGCCCTCGTGCCGTACACGCACGGCGGGCTGGTCTCCCGGGTGCACGCCGGCGGCGAGGTGCTCTCCGAGGAGCACACCGGCGAGGGCACCCTGCTCCGCGTGCAGGTCCACGAGGACCTGGCCGCCGAGTTGGCCCCGTTCACCCTCGCCGCCCAGCGCTGA
- a CDS encoding trypsin-like serine peptidase, with the protein MPSIRRPLIAAAAAVLLAGAVTACGTSGSDTDAKATEKPSATAAGKKLPKLPTSLPKSLNDLKKWEQAYKDGAWKDWDTSSWLRKAQDFVNPVIDGLWSDDRMKGADQDDKQVPADVPADQGKTDPAPAPETAARVAAPYHGSAPAVGKLFFDSPKGPMVCSATVVDDPAHPGKSNLVWTAGHCVHAGKSGGWYRNIAFVPDYNDGGESAAALAHVSLDELAPYGVWWADWASTSDEWISSGSEQGGGGSPYDFAVLHVTPAKSAGGASLQETVGAAMPVWFDAPSATRIGTVGAWGYPAQAPYDGQRMYSCQGTPGRLSLLASAPTEYRLGCTMTGGASGGGWFATMPDGKPGLVSNTSIGPLTATWLAGPRLGADAKKIYDGVSRKFG; encoded by the coding sequence ATGCCATCCATACGCAGGCCGCTGATCGCCGCGGCGGCCGCTGTACTGCTCGCGGGCGCGGTCACCGCGTGCGGGACATCCGGGAGCGACACCGATGCCAAGGCGACGGAGAAGCCGAGCGCCACGGCCGCGGGTAAGAAGCTGCCGAAACTGCCCACGTCGCTGCCGAAGAGCCTGAACGACCTGAAGAAGTGGGAGCAGGCGTACAAGGACGGCGCGTGGAAGGACTGGGACACGTCCTCCTGGCTGCGCAAGGCACAGGACTTCGTGAACCCGGTGATCGACGGCCTGTGGAGCGACGACCGCATGAAGGGCGCCGACCAGGACGACAAGCAGGTGCCCGCGGACGTGCCCGCCGACCAGGGGAAGACCGATCCGGCACCCGCGCCCGAGACGGCAGCCAGGGTCGCGGCGCCCTACCACGGCAGCGCGCCGGCCGTCGGCAAACTGTTCTTCGACAGTCCGAAGGGGCCGATGGTCTGCTCGGCGACGGTGGTGGACGATCCTGCGCACCCGGGCAAGTCGAACCTGGTGTGGACGGCCGGGCACTGCGTGCACGCGGGCAAGAGCGGCGGCTGGTACCGCAACATCGCGTTCGTGCCCGACTACAACGACGGGGGCGAGAGCGCGGCCGCGCTGGCACACGTAAGCCTGGACGAGCTCGCGCCGTACGGCGTGTGGTGGGCGGACTGGGCGAGCACGTCGGACGAATGGATCAGCTCCGGTTCGGAGCAGGGCGGCGGCGGTTCGCCCTACGACTTCGCCGTGCTGCACGTGACCCCCGCCAAGAGCGCCGGCGGCGCATCGCTCCAGGAGACGGTCGGCGCGGCCATGCCGGTGTGGTTCGACGCTCCCTCGGCGACGCGGATCGGGACCGTCGGCGCCTGGGGCTACCCGGCGCAGGCGCCGTACGACGGACAGCGGATGTACTCCTGCCAGGGCACGCCGGGCAGGCTCTCGCTGCTCGCCTCGGCGCCCACGGAGTACCGGCTCGGCTGCACCATGACCGGCGGCGCCTCCGGCGGCGGGTGGTTCGCCACCATGCCGGACGGCAAGCCGGGGCTGGTCAGCAACACGTCGATCGGCCCGCTCACGGCGACGTGGCTGGCCGGCCCCCGGCTGGGCGCGGACGCGAAGAAGATCTACGACGGGGTGAGCAGGAAGTTCGGATGA
- a CDS encoding diaminobutyrate--2-oxoglutarate transaminase family protein — protein MPEQLTAPAEDFDSGEAILRRQAQRESAARTYARSLPVVPVRARGMTVEGADGRRYLDCLSGAGTLALGHNHPVVLEAVRRVLDSGAPLHVLDLATPVKDDFTTALFETLPPELADRGRIQFCGPAGTDAVEAAIKLSRIATGRSGLLAFSGAYHGMTAAALAATGDTAARATTETAAGVTRLPYPYDYRCPFGTGGEQGAELSARLTAALVDDPKGGVQHPAAMLLEPVQGEGGVIPAPDSWLRRMREITADRGIPLIADEVQSGVGRTGTFWAVERSGIVPDVMVLSKAIGGSLPLAVIVYREELDTWHPGAHAGTFRGNQLAMAAGAATIRYVARNALPARAEEVGSRMLRRLRALAGHHACVGDVRGRGLMIGVELVDTTADPDDRGTLPAAPRLAARVQQEALRRGLILELGGRHSSVVRLLPPLTITDEQAEAVLERLADAVAAAEAPGAGGTGGAGRRGAGAGVPRPNAPHTGTS, from the coding sequence GTGCCGGAACAACTCACGGCACCCGCCGAAGACTTCGACTCGGGGGAGGCGATCCTGCGCAGACAGGCGCAGCGCGAGTCCGCGGCGCGCACGTACGCGAGGTCGCTGCCCGTGGTGCCGGTCCGGGCCCGCGGCATGACCGTCGAGGGCGCCGACGGCCGTCGCTACCTGGACTGCCTGTCGGGAGCGGGCACCCTGGCGCTCGGCCACAACCACCCGGTCGTCCTGGAGGCGGTCAGGCGGGTGCTGGACTCCGGCGCGCCGCTGCACGTCCTGGACCTCGCGACACCGGTGAAGGACGACTTCACCACCGCCCTGTTCGAGACGCTGCCGCCCGAACTCGCCGACCGCGGGCGCATCCAGTTCTGCGGCCCGGCCGGCACCGACGCGGTCGAGGCGGCCATCAAGCTCTCCCGGATCGCCACCGGTCGCAGCGGCCTGCTCGCCTTCTCCGGGGCCTACCACGGCATGACCGCGGCGGCCCTCGCGGCCACCGGCGACACCGCCGCGCGGGCCACGACCGAGACGGCCGCCGGCGTCACCCGGCTGCCGTACCCCTACGACTACCGCTGTCCGTTCGGGACCGGGGGCGAGCAGGGCGCCGAACTGTCCGCGCGGCTGACCGCCGCGCTGGTCGACGACCCCAAGGGCGGCGTGCAGCACCCTGCGGCGATGCTACTGGAGCCGGTACAGGGCGAGGGCGGTGTCATCCCGGCCCCCGACAGCTGGCTGCGCCGGATGCGGGAGATCACCGCGGACCGCGGCATCCCGCTGATCGCCGACGAGGTGCAGTCCGGCGTCGGCCGCACCGGCACGTTCTGGGCGGTCGAGCGCAGCGGGATCGTGCCCGACGTGATGGTGCTGTCCAAGGCCATCGGCGGCAGCCTCCCGCTCGCCGTGATCGTCTACCGCGAGGAACTGGACACCTGGCACCCGGGCGCGCACGCCGGCACCTTCCGGGGCAACCAGCTCGCCATGGCCGCGGGCGCCGCCACGATCCGCTACGTGGCGCGCAACGCACTGCCCGCGCGTGCCGAGGAGGTCGGCTCGCGCATGCTGCGCCGGCTGCGCGCGCTGGCCGGACACCACGCCTGCGTCGGCGACGTGCGCGGTCGCGGTCTGATGATCGGTGTCGAACTCGTGGACACCACGGCCGACCCCGACGACCGGGGAACGCTGCCCGCCGCCCCGCGCCTCGCCGCGCGCGTCCAGCAGGAGGCCCTGCGCCGCGGCCTGATCCTCGAACTGGGCGGCCGACACTCCAGCGTCGTACGGCTGCTGCCACCGCTGACGATCACCGACGAGCAGGCCGAAGCCGTGCTGGAACGGCTCGCCGACGCCGTCGCCGCCGCCGAGGCGCCCGGAGCCGGCGGCACCGGCGGGGCCGGCCGCCGCGGCGCGGGAGCCGGGGTTCCGCGGCCCAACGCCCCGCATACGGGCACCTCATGA
- a CDS encoding IucA/IucC family protein, with amino-acid sequence MTAPVDPAGTDRHDSAASVPPQRARTHWGATGPDPLARDEPYAVADAAGTEALLRCWTREKGLAQPADGLLRVPLPAAGATVGAVVHHWSSTGHHRFGPARLSTADHRPLSAVELAALLSRESGADPEEGADLVARVADSVRRTAVFVTERREDPGASDPELPFLDSEQALILGHPLHPTPKSRDGLGDAEAAAYSPELRGAFPLHWFAVDRSLLATESAWTERGRPVPAPDLLTVLAGPDLALPAGTAPLPLHPWQAREVRHRPAVRALFDAGLLHDLGPLGDVWHPTSSVRTVYRPGAQVMLKLSLALRITNSRRENLRKELQRGTEVHRLLRSGLATRWSEAHPRFDIVRDPAWLGVDDRDGHPVTGLDVALRHSPFDPGAQAHCVAGLTSPRPWPGLPAPALASRLAVLVGRLSERSGRPGTAVATEWFLRYLDEVVRPVLWLDGEAGIALEAHQQNTLVLLDADGWPSGGHYRDNQGYYFRESHRDALERQLPGIGAHSDTFVADEVADERFAYYLGINNVLGLIGAFGAQRLADEEVLLAAFRRFLTGAANGPSSLPEHLLHSTHLRCKANLLTRLHGMDELVGPVDTQSVYVTLPNPLAR; translated from the coding sequence ATGACCGCACCCGTGGACCCCGCCGGCACCGACCGCCACGACAGCGCCGCATCCGTGCCCCCGCAGCGGGCACGCACCCACTGGGGCGCGACCGGGCCCGACCCACTGGCGCGCGACGAGCCCTACGCCGTGGCCGACGCGGCCGGCACCGAGGCGCTGCTGCGCTGCTGGACCCGCGAGAAGGGCCTGGCGCAGCCGGCCGACGGGCTGCTGCGGGTGCCGCTGCCGGCGGCCGGCGCCACGGTCGGCGCGGTCGTCCACCACTGGTCGTCCACCGGGCACCACCGCTTCGGACCCGCCCGGCTCTCCACCGCCGACCACCGGCCGCTGTCCGCGGTCGAACTGGCCGCGCTGCTGTCCCGGGAGAGCGGCGCCGACCCGGAGGAGGGCGCCGACCTGGTCGCCAGGGTGGCGGACTCGGTACGGCGGACCGCCGTCTTCGTGACCGAACGCCGCGAGGACCCCGGGGCTAGCGACCCCGAACTGCCCTTCCTCGACTCCGAGCAGGCCCTGATCCTGGGCCACCCGCTCCACCCCACGCCCAAGAGCCGCGACGGCCTGGGAGACGCGGAGGCGGCCGCCTACTCTCCCGAGTTGCGCGGCGCCTTCCCGCTGCACTGGTTCGCCGTCGACCGGTCGCTGCTCGCCACCGAGTCGGCGTGGACCGAACGCGGCCGCCCGGTCCCCGCGCCCGACCTGCTCACCGTGCTGGCCGGGCCCGACCTCGCGCTGCCGGCGGGGACCGCGCCGCTGCCGCTGCACCCGTGGCAGGCCCGCGAGGTGCGGCACCGGCCCGCCGTGCGCGCGCTGTTCGACGCGGGGCTGCTGCACGACCTCGGCCCCCTGGGGGACGTGTGGCACCCCACATCGTCGGTGCGCACCGTCTACCGGCCGGGCGCACAGGTCATGCTGAAGCTGTCGCTGGCCCTGCGGATCACCAACTCCCGACGGGAGAACCTCCGCAAGGAGTTGCAGCGCGGTACCGAGGTGCACCGGCTGCTGCGCAGCGGCCTGGCCACCCGCTGGTCCGAGGCACACCCCCGGTTCGACATCGTCCGCGACCCGGCCTGGCTCGGCGTGGACGACCGGGACGGCCACCCGGTGACCGGACTGGACGTCGCCCTGCGGCACAGCCCGTTCGACCCCGGCGCCCAGGCGCACTGCGTGGCCGGGCTGACCTCGCCGCGCCCCTGGCCGGGTCTGCCCGCACCGGCACTGGCCTCCCGGCTCGCGGTGCTGGTCGGCCGCCTGTCCGAGCGCAGCGGCCGACCGGGGACCGCGGTGGCCACCGAGTGGTTCCTGCGCTACCTCGACGAGGTGGTCCGGCCGGTTCTGTGGCTGGACGGCGAGGCGGGCATCGCCCTGGAGGCGCACCAGCAGAACACGCTCGTGCTGCTGGACGCCGACGGCTGGCCGAGCGGCGGACACTACCGCGACAACCAGGGCTACTACTTCCGCGAGTCGCACCGCGACGCGCTGGAGCGACAACTGCCCGGCATCGGCGCCCACAGCGACACGTTCGTCGCCGACGAGGTGGCCGACGAGCGCTTCGCCTACTACCTCGGCATCAACAACGTCCTCGGTCTGATCGGCGCATTCGGCGCCCAGCGGCTCGCCGACGAGGAGGTGCTGCTCGCCGCGTTCCGGCGCTTCCTCACCGGGGCGGCGAACGGCCCCAGCAGCCTGCCCGAACACCTGCTGCACAGCACGCACCTTCGCTGCAAGGCGAACCTGCTGACCCGGCTGCACGGAATGGACGAACTCGTCGGGCCTGTCGACACCCAGTCCGTGTACGTCACCCTGCCCAACCCGCTGGCCCGCTGA
- a CDS encoding GNAT family N-acetyltransferase gives MTGAPAPPPTGPHAPPARPGQEGVPLPNADSSTEDTLDLKLPPEVLALFAEGAERTGGTEGAVMAEPAGTAAGPAGGGAGGLLDGIATWRAADTAAGPFRLVPVDLDRDLALVTRWMNDPAVAEFWELAGEQQVTEDHLRAQLDADGRSVPCLGVLGGTPMSYWEVYRADLDPIARHYPARPHDTGVHLLIGGVADRARGLGGTLLRAVADLVLDHRPSCGRVIAEPDLRNTPSVAAFLAAGFRLSAEIDLPDKRAALMVRDRALRHSL, from the coding sequence CTGACCGGCGCCCCCGCACCCCCGCCGACCGGCCCCCACGCCCCGCCCGCGCGGCCGGGACAGGAAGGAGTTCCGTTGCCGAACGCCGACTCCAGCACCGAGGACACCCTCGACCTGAAACTCCCCCCGGAAGTCCTCGCGCTGTTCGCGGAAGGAGCGGAAAGGACGGGGGGGACGGAAGGAGCGGTCATGGCGGAGCCGGCGGGCACGGCGGCGGGACCGGCGGGCGGCGGCGCGGGTGGGCTGCTCGACGGCATCGCGACCTGGCGGGCCGCCGACACGGCGGCCGGTCCCTTCCGGCTCGTCCCGGTCGACCTCGACCGGGACCTCGCCCTGGTCACCCGGTGGATGAACGATCCGGCAGTCGCGGAGTTCTGGGAGCTGGCCGGCGAGCAGCAGGTCACCGAGGACCACCTGCGGGCCCAACTCGACGCCGACGGCCGCAGCGTGCCCTGCCTGGGCGTGCTCGGCGGCACCCCGATGAGCTACTGGGAGGTCTACCGCGCCGACCTCGACCCGATCGCGCGCCACTACCCGGCCCGGCCGCACGACACCGGCGTCCACCTGCTCATCGGCGGCGTCGCCGACCGTGCCCGCGGACTGGGCGGCACACTGCTGCGCGCGGTCGCCGACCTGGTGCTCGACCACCGGCCCTCCTGCGGCCGGGTGATCGCGGAACCGGACCTGCGCAACACCCCGTCCGTGGCCGCCTTCCTGGCCGCCGGATTCCGGCTGTCCGCCGAGATCGACCTGCCGGACAAGCGCGCCGCCCTGATGGTCCGCGACCGCGCCCTGCGCCACAGCCTCTGA
- a CDS encoding IucA/IucC family protein gives MTIPSSTESGAAWERAARRLLAKMLAEFAYEDVIAPQPDPASGPEGYRIELSPDVTYRFRARRGSYGSWYVDAASITPTGDPLHFLAHGHDTVLGLTGDTTGHLIRELLATLCADVRLDATALPAAALADLGYAELEGHQTGHPWLVANKGRIGFSDADAALWAPEARRRHRLPWIAVHRDLAEYRGTGTLDTSDQLYAEELAPDVLDSFRRTIADRGRLPADYLLLPVHPWQWEQVVAPLFAPAIADGTIIRLTTDNDLRLPQQSIRTFLNTSRPQRRTVKLPLSVLNTLVWRGLPTERTLAAPAVTAWVHTLRDHDRFLRDETRVILLGEVASVTVAHPQYDAMPSVPYQYRELLGCIWREPLTGYLAPGERARTLAALLHTDPDGRAFTAELVARSGLAPRVWLRHLFAALLPPLLHFLYRYGTVFSPHGENAIVVYDEHDVPVRLAVKDFVDDVNVSAQPLPEHATMPADVRAVLLTESPEFLTQFIHSGLFIGVFRYLAPLCEQQLGVPENDFWTLVREEIVRHQDRFPELKERFSLFDLFVPRIARLCLNRNRLHLDGYRDRADRPHAAVHGTVANPLCGP, from the coding sequence GTGACGATCCCCTCCTCGACCGAGTCCGGCGCCGCCTGGGAGCGCGCGGCCCGGCGGCTTCTCGCCAAGATGCTCGCCGAGTTCGCCTACGAAGACGTGATCGCACCACAGCCCGACCCCGCGTCGGGCCCCGAGGGCTACCGGATCGAGCTCTCACCCGACGTGACCTACCGCTTCCGTGCCCGCCGCGGCTCGTACGGGAGCTGGTACGTGGACGCGGCCAGCATCACCCCGACCGGTGACCCGCTGCACTTCCTGGCACACGGCCACGACACCGTGCTCGGACTCACCGGGGACACCACCGGCCACCTGATCAGGGAACTGCTCGCCACGCTGTGCGCCGACGTGCGGCTGGACGCCACCGCGCTGCCGGCCGCCGCGCTCGCCGACCTCGGCTACGCGGAGCTCGAAGGGCACCAGACCGGGCACCCGTGGCTCGTGGCCAACAAGGGCCGTATCGGGTTCTCGGACGCCGACGCGGCGCTCTGGGCCCCCGAGGCCCGCAGACGCCACCGGCTGCCCTGGATCGCGGTCCACCGCGACCTCGCCGAATACCGGGGAACCGGCACCCTCGACACCTCCGACCAGCTCTACGCCGAGGAACTCGCCCCCGACGTCCTCGACTCCTTCCGCCGCACCATCGCCGATCGCGGCCGCCTCCCCGCGGACTACCTCCTGCTGCCCGTCCACCCCTGGCAGTGGGAACAGGTCGTCGCCCCGCTGTTCGCACCCGCGATCGCCGACGGCACCATCATCCGCCTCACCACCGACAACGACCTGCGGCTGCCGCAGCAGTCGATCCGCACCTTCCTCAACACCAGCCGCCCGCAACGGCGGACGGTCAAACTGCCGCTGTCGGTCCTCAACACGCTGGTCTGGCGCGGGCTGCCCACCGAGCGCACGCTCGCCGCCCCCGCCGTCACCGCCTGGGTGCACACCCTGCGCGACCACGACCGCTTCCTGCGCGACGAGACCCGGGTGATCCTGCTCGGCGAGGTGGCGTCCGTCACCGTCGCCCACCCCCAGTACGACGCGATGCCCTCGGTGCCCTACCAGTACCGCGAACTGCTCGGCTGCATCTGGCGCGAGCCGCTGACGGGGTACCTCGCGCCGGGGGAGCGCGCCCGCACTCTCGCCGCCCTGCTGCACACCGACCCGGACGGCCGCGCCTTCACCGCCGAACTGGTCGCCCGCTCCGGGCTCGCCCCCAGGGTGTGGCTGCGCCACCTGTTCGCCGCACTCCTGCCGCCCTTGCTGCATTTCCTCTACCGGTACGGCACGGTCTTCTCACCGCACGGCGAGAACGCCATCGTCGTCTACGACGAGCACGACGTTCCGGTGCGGCTGGCGGTCAAGGACTTCGTCGACGACGTGAACGTCTCCGCGCAGCCGTTGCCGGAACACGCCACCATGCCGGCGGACGTCCGCGCGGTGCTGCTCACCGAGTCGCCGGAATTCCTCACCCAGTTCATCCACTCGGGCCTGTTCATCGGCGTGTTCCGCTATCTCGCACCGCTGTGCGAGCAGCAACTCGGCGTACCCGAGAACGACTTCTGGACGCTGGTGCGCGAGGAGATCGTCCGCCACCAGGACCGTTTCCCGGAACTCAAGGAGAGGTTCTCGCTGTTCGACCTGTTCGTGCCGCGGATCGCCCGGCTGTGCCTGAACCGCAACCGGCTGCACCTCGACGGATACCGCGACCGGGCCGACCGTCCGCACGCCGCCGTGCACGGGACCGTGGCCAACCCGCTCTGCGGCCCCTGA